In Nitrosospira briensis C-128, a genomic segment contains:
- a CDS encoding XrtA-associated tyrosine autokinase, with translation MSIIEKAAAKLEKEAEPNVQHTPSAASINPVKEHLIENDVPKNDASKEEPSQNRLPNPGSASKRITLNLAKMRQHGIVTPDEGRTQIAGQFRVIKRPLLTNAFGKGPTRVKNGNLIMVTSALAGEGKSFCTVNLAMSIAMEMDRTVLLVDADVARPTVPRILGVGKERGLLDILLDEKLDLADVLIKTNVEKLTLLTAGTRHSHSTELLASQSMGELLKELAERYADRVVIFDSPPLLLTSEARVLASQMGQIVLVVEAETTSQQAVKETLRQIESCDVVNLIYNKARSFSGGEYYGYYYHESA, from the coding sequence GTGAGCATTATTGAAAAAGCGGCAGCTAAACTCGAAAAAGAAGCGGAACCCAATGTCCAGCATACGCCGTCAGCCGCTTCCATAAATCCCGTTAAAGAACACTTGATTGAAAATGATGTTCCCAAAAATGATGCTTCCAAGGAAGAACCCAGTCAGAATCGTCTGCCAAACCCTGGTTCGGCATCGAAACGAATTACGCTAAATCTCGCAAAAATGCGCCAGCATGGCATCGTCACGCCAGATGAGGGAAGAACACAGATAGCCGGGCAATTCCGTGTGATCAAGCGGCCATTGCTCACTAACGCTTTTGGCAAGGGGCCGACCAGGGTCAAGAACGGAAATCTGATCATGGTGACCAGCGCCCTCGCTGGAGAAGGAAAAAGTTTTTGTACTGTCAATCTGGCTATGAGCATAGCTATGGAAATGGACCGCACGGTATTGCTGGTCGACGCCGATGTGGCGCGTCCTACGGTTCCCAGAATCCTTGGTGTTGGAAAAGAGAGAGGCTTGCTCGATATTCTGCTTGATGAAAAACTTGATTTGGCCGACGTTCTGATTAAAACCAATGTTGAGAAGCTGACTCTCCTCACCGCCGGAACGCGCCATTCTCATTCCACGGAGCTACTGGCAAGCCAGAGCATGGGCGAATTGCTAAAGGAGCTCGCGGAACGCTACGCCGATCGCGTTGTTATTTTTGATTCGCCGCCGCTGCTATTGACTAGCGAGGCCCGCGTTCTGGCGAGCCAGATGGGACAAATCGTCCTGGTAGTAGAGGCCGAAACGACATCACAACAGGCTGTTAAGGAAACCCTTCGACAGATCGAATCCTGCGATGTCGTGAATTTGATCTATAACAAGGCCAGATCTTTCTCTGGTGGTGAATATTACGGTTACTACTATCATGAGAGTGCCTGA
- a CDS encoding TIGR03016 family PEP-CTERM system-associated outer membrane protein — translation MRVPENKRYHRVLFPAACSAATVLLFLSPSSDAAEWRVVPRLSLVEVYSDNVRLGTASSASGSGDFITQINPGMSMNGLGPRFNLRLDYTMNNLLYAQNSNLTRTRHQLNAIGNAELIEDLFFVDGRATMAQQNLSLTGPQSMDNVNVTGNRADVRTYSISPYLRHRFKDFATAEVRYSLSQVTSNANALSNSQGTGYLFGLNSGSAFRTLGWGFNYSNQTVHFDRSNRNAEFERYIATLRYRVTPQFGLITTGGYEKNSFLSIRGSPSSPTWSVGFLWTPTERTSIAISGGQRFFGDTYSALATHRTRLTAWEASYDEGLTTFNQQAQFGSMLTMGGSLSQLLTAQNPGLSPDVIQQNTGAILGLGTSGVFANPSNFLSNRLFLQKRFQASVAMNGTRNTLVFRLFNMTRRAFSPESVDVGLGNAADLSLLNHTRQSGGNGLWSYRISQLTSANLNFGFTRFSYLGADRQDDMMLFSTGLMRRIPEILPDLVGTLQVRHNRRTSSQAGANYHENAAIATLSMSF, via the coding sequence ATGAGAGTGCCTGAGAATAAGCGCTACCATAGGGTTTTATTCCCGGCTGCTTGTTCTGCTGCGACGGTGTTGTTATTTTTGTCGCCTTCCTCTGACGCTGCCGAATGGCGGGTAGTTCCCCGGTTGAGTTTGGTCGAAGTTTATTCTGATAATGTTAGATTAGGAACAGCATCGAGCGCGTCAGGATCAGGCGACTTCATTACCCAGATCAATCCGGGTATGTCTATGAATGGGTTAGGGCCCCGCTTTAACCTGAGATTGGATTATACGATGAATAATCTTCTCTACGCTCAGAACAGCAACCTGACCCGAACCAGACATCAATTGAACGCAATTGGAAATGCCGAGCTGATTGAAGACCTGTTTTTTGTGGATGGACGAGCCACGATGGCGCAGCAAAATCTCTCGCTAACGGGACCGCAATCAATGGACAACGTTAACGTCACAGGTAACAGAGCTGACGTAAGAACATATAGTATCAGTCCTTATCTCCGCCACCGCTTCAAGGACTTTGCAACCGCCGAGGTGCGGTATAGCTTGAGCCAGGTTACCTCAAACGCCAATGCCCTTTCCAATAGCCAGGGAACCGGCTATTTATTTGGTTTGAACAGCGGTAGCGCGTTCAGGACGCTTGGTTGGGGTTTTAATTATAGCAATCAAACGGTTCATTTTGACCGTTCAAACCGGAACGCCGAGTTCGAACGCTACATCGCCACACTTCGTTACCGCGTTACGCCGCAATTTGGCTTGATAACTACGGGAGGCTACGAAAAGAATAGTTTTCTTTCGATCCGCGGAAGCCCATCGAGTCCTACCTGGTCAGTAGGCTTTTTGTGGACACCGACCGAAAGAACCAGCATAGCGATCAGTGGCGGCCAAAGATTTTTCGGCGACACCTATTCAGCCCTTGCTACCCATCGCACTCGCTTGACTGCATGGGAAGCGAGTTATGATGAAGGACTTACGACATTCAATCAACAGGCTCAGTTTGGCTCAATGCTCACTATGGGGGGCTCTCTGAGCCAGCTTCTTACAGCGCAAAATCCAGGCCTCAGCCCCGATGTCATTCAGCAAAACACCGGCGCCATTCTTGGACTTGGAACTTCAGGTGTTTTCGCTAATCCCAGCAATTTTTTATCGAACCGGCTTTTTCTGCAGAAGCGCTTCCAGGCTTCTGTTGCTATGAATGGTACAAGAAATACGCTTGTATTCAGATTATTCAATATGACGCGCCGGGCGTTTTCGCCAGAATCGGTGGATGTCGGGCTGGGAAATGCCGCAGACTTGTCGTTGCTCAACCATACTAGACAGAGCGGTGGCAACGGGTTGTGGAGCTACCGAATTTCGCAGTTAACCAGCGCCAATCTGAATTTTGGATTTACAAGATTCAGCTATCTCGGAGCCGACAGGCAAGACGATATGATGTTATTCAGCACCGGGCTGATGAGGCGTATTCCGGAGATCTTGCCTGATCTCGTAGGCACGCTTCAAGTGCGACATAATCGGCGAACTTCCAGCCAGGCTGGGGCAAATTATCATGAGAATGCCGCGATCGCAACCCTGAGTATGAGTTTCTAG
- a CDS encoding XrtA/PEP-CTERM system-associated ATPase, with product MYVPFYGFRVKPFQLKPDPSFFFGSKGHKRAMAYLEYGLSQREGFIVITGEVGAGKTTLVRNLFRKLESEKILAAQIVNTDLESADTLRMVAAAFGLPYENSDKASLLIRLEQFFRQCDQQGKRTLLVVDEAQNLSRRTVEELRMLSNFQTDDRPLLQTFLLGQPEFRKTLLGSDMEQLRQRVIATYHLGPMDLSETRLYIEHRLKTAGWCGDPSFEDDTFETIHNHAAGIPRRINALCDRLLLMGCLEKLHNFGSTEVDEVIRDIQQEFEIPIAAADVPDISDLGLVREESLSHLQSMSARIVKLEDSVVSLAHLLKQVLSLARSNKSPPKDT from the coding sequence ATGTACGTACCCTTCTACGGCTTCAGAGTCAAGCCCTTTCAACTGAAACCTGATCCCAGTTTTTTCTTTGGAAGCAAGGGCCATAAACGCGCCATGGCTTACCTCGAATATGGGCTTTCCCAGAGAGAAGGTTTTATCGTGATCACCGGAGAAGTCGGTGCGGGAAAGACCACCTTGGTACGCAATCTTTTCCGCAAGCTGGAGTCCGAGAAAATTCTTGCCGCTCAAATCGTCAATACCGATCTGGAATCTGCCGATACATTGAGAATGGTCGCCGCGGCGTTTGGACTACCCTACGAAAATTCGGATAAGGCTTCTTTACTCATTCGCCTCGAGCAGTTCTTTCGCCAATGCGATCAGCAAGGAAAACGCACGCTTCTGGTTGTGGACGAGGCGCAGAACCTCTCCCGGCGGACCGTTGAAGAGTTGAGGATGCTTTCCAATTTTCAAACGGATGACAGGCCTCTGCTCCAGACATTCCTGCTCGGCCAACCGGAGTTCAGAAAAACTTTACTTGGTAGCGATATGGAGCAATTGCGGCAAAGAGTGATTGCAACCTACCACCTCGGACCCATGGATTTATCGGAAACACGATTGTATATCGAACATAGATTAAAGACTGCAGGCTGGTGTGGTGACCCATCGTTTGAAGACGATACTTTTGAAACCATACACAACCATGCGGCCGGCATTCCGCGAAGAATCAATGCGTTGTGTGATCGGCTTTTATTGATGGGTTGTTTAGAGAAATTGCACAACTTCGGCAGTACGGAAGTGGATGAGGTGATTCGGGATATTCAGCAAGAATTTGAGATCCCGATAGCGGCAGCCGATGTGCCAGATATAAGCGATCTAGGCCTGGTTCGAGAAGAATCTCTTTCCCACCTGCAAAGCATGAGCGCCAGAATTGTCAAGCTGGAGGATTCTGTCGTATCGTTGGCGCACCTGCTCAAACAGGTACTCTCGCTGGCTCGCTCAAACAAGAGCCCGCCAAAAGACACATAA